The Tenrec ecaudatus isolate mTenEca1 chromosome 8, mTenEca1.hap1, whole genome shotgun sequence DNA window CACACTATACCTTGCGATGCTTTTGTCACTTTGCATTCCCTCTTGGAGATGCCCCCTGTCACTGCATGTGGGTACAGGCTTCTTGGGTAAGTTTGTTTAAATGTGCTGTCACTTATTTAGTCCATTTCCCTTTGATGTGACTTCAGTTAGAAGGTTTCCCCAGTTCTCTACCACCAGTTGTAATCACATGCGAACTCTTCCTTTGAGCACTGTTAGGAAACATTCGGAGACAAAGCAAAGTTAGATTGCCTGAGGGAAGGGAACTGGACCAACATTACACCTTGTGAGCTCGTGGAAAGTCGTCTGGAGACTCAGTACAGGTCGACTCAGCTGCTACCTTCCAAGCTAGAATACAACTGAGATGTAAGAAGGGCCATCTTCAGTCCAACTCAGTAGTTACGATGGCTGATTTTAGGGCCTTGTCTGGGTCAGAAGGGCTTGAGAGCAGGTCAGCTGGTAGGCCTATGCAGTAGGCATTTTTCCTCCCTGGTGAGGATCCTAGAAGAGGGTGGTTTCCAGGATGAGCCTTTCTGTGTCTGGGGCTTGTCAGGTGTTTTAGCTGAAATAGTTGTCCTGTGTCTGGCTTTATCCGGGCTTCCAAACAGCCCATCGAGAAGGTGAGCTCTCCTGTTTTTAATGCTAGACACATTATTCCTGGACTCTCACTAACCTCTGTAACTAAGTAATTGTTTGGAATGGTCTCTGGGGGAGGATTATAAAGGAAATCCTCAGTGGAAACCAACTAAAAAGATCAAAGAGCCCTTCCAGATAACTGATTCAAGGTCTACAATAGAAACTTGGGCCTTTAGGATACAGTGCCAAGGAGGGGCAGAAGGCTAGAGGCATGCAGAGTAACGTCAAGCCTTGACGCTCTATTAAGAGTACTCTGGACCTTGCAAAAATGCCTCAGAGAATcaactcctccccccccccccccttttaatgCAAGTTTTTACCTAATTCTAAGGAACCCTGAGCAAGCTCAGTTCTAGGTTGTGCAGTCTAACCTTTTCCTCCATTTGAAACCCTAGGGTGATTATGAGGAGCAAGAAAAATTACTGAAGAAAAGCTGTACTCTGTATGTTGGCAACCTGTCCTTTTACACCACTGAAGAACAAATCTATGAACTCTTCAGCAAAAGTGgtgacataaagaaaatcatcatgGGCCTGGATAAAGTGAAGAAAACGGCATGTGGATTCTGTTTTGTAGAGTATCCTTCCTGTTATGTCTAAGGTAGCTACTGAACCAGGGAAGAGCCAAGAATGTTTGGGTGCCTGGTCAGTGAGAATATATGAATTTAGGGATCTCTgccttcctcccacccctaccctccTCTCTGTTGTGTGTCAGGCTCCTAAATTGAGAAAGCTGCTAGCCATTTGCATTCCTTCAAATAATGGTCTCCAACATAACAAATGTGAGAATGGGCAGAAGCAAGTGGTGTTTCCTTGTTACACACGGGGCtgctaagttggaattgactacatGGCACTTACAGCAAATCATGCTTGCTTATGGTTGCCTCTCGAACAGGCTTTGAGAATGTGTGCCCATGCTGTTTAAAGAAAAGCGGGGGAGAAAGATCCCTAAAAGTAGTAGTTGAAGTAAAATCCGTCTACCACTCCAAGCCCCTAGTGGCCGTCATCAGAGAAAGAAGTGATGGATTTCCTGGGTGTCCTTCCAGAAGCAGTGCGTGCGGGTGAAGGAGCATCCTGAAGACACGCTTTTTTCCACTTGCCCTTGAGATTGTTCCGTGTCAGCATCTGTAAGTGCTCTCCTCCTCTCAGTGACTGAAGCGTTTGTCAGTATATAGACGTACATAGCCCGGTCATGCAGAAAAGAACCCCAACCATATTCCATTTGTTCTCTTCCCAGAAACACTGTCAGAGTCCCTGGGTTGATTCTGTGTCTTTTTGCTAATGCTTTCCTTTGTGggtcattttgttttctattctgaGAAAGATCCCAGGCCTGCTTCAGTGTTCCACCTTCTACCCTCCGTGCTCTGGACTGCATTTCATCTGGCctgtgtggttttcttttttggttgtatTTTATGCCATAATTGTCCTGAAATGTCTGATTCTTGATTCTCCTTTTATAGATCAGGGAAAAATGCTAACTCGACCTGGGCACGTTGCTGGCATGCCTTGGGATATGAGGTTCCCATGTGCTAGAATGAAAGGGATTTTATTTCActtgctgatatcaaaggggtagcTCCTCTGCACTGTTCATTAAGGACCCTTGCATTTTGACTTATCTCAGTTAAATGTCTCCTAGTTTACAGTGTTCCTTAgagaaacatttaattaactcctcTTGCCACCTCAATTTTGGATTGAGAGTCTCCTAGGATTTCGATTTCCTAATATTCCACACAAGACTTTTACCACGAGCCATCCTCCAGCCACGTTGACCTTCTCATCTGCTCATGGCCTCTTACAGTCTTTGGGATTATGTACCTCTACTCTATGCAGTCTTTAATCTGAAAGCCAGAGTGTTTTCACGCTTGGCTTAGAGGTTAGATGCAGTCATAATGGCATCATCATGCCACAGGCCTGATAGGCTGCTTTTGCTAGTTGGTTTTTGCTAATAACGTCTTCCCCATATTCACTTTAAAAAtccaggaaagaaataaaaaattcctACTACTTGCTAtctgatggcgtagtggttacgcattggactgctaatgccaaggtcagcagttcaagatcaccacgagctctgcaggagaaagcctgggtttCCTACTCAAGCGAAgtttcagagactcacaggggcagttctatcctatcctgtagggttgctgtgagttgatagGCAGCAggttttgggggtgttttttttaactatttgcTAATTGCTAAGGTATTGTCTAAGTACTGGATGTTGGAATTTAAAAGCAAAAACACTTAGATCTGATTTTTCTAAAATCTAGCTGATAATCAAAATTTGTtgtagagaattttaaaaataccacCCTCAAGTTAGATTCAGTAAATCTGATGTGGCAGGTtcggaaactatcacctgggttATTGATAAGGGTCTTTCCTTATAATGAACTGTTCTGACAATTTTAGGGATTTTttactatgtttttttttttttttgattttttttctatgttcttAAAAAAATCTAATTGGGTGCAGATTTACAGAGTagaccatcagttttacattcaacaatttatatacGTTTTATTTCATCTCACTGATTATAGTCCCTCAGTGTAACATTGCGTATCCCATTTCTCTGTGTTGCCTACATCCATTCCTGGTTTCCTAAATCTTCTCAACTTGGGTCAATGTTGCTTCTGATCTCAAATAGTTGGTTATTTTTTGACGTGCATACCTCCTTAGTGTTCCTGCCTCCCGTATACAGCTCTGTCTGTTCTGTTGAAAGTTGAACTATGGGTGTGAGTGTAGTCCCAGACCTACAGGGAATTTCAGGAGTCTTCTCTCACCAGGAagcctgctttgttttgttgttgttcatcacTTTGAGCTTTAGTCTATATTTTCCCCTGTCTACCCATGACCTTCGAATACGATGATCTCTGAGAGCGGTTGGTAGTCATAAGTGCGCAGTTTGGTTCTCGCGGTCTCCGGGTCATTCACACTGAGGTTCGTGTGGGGCACTGGTCCTTCTGACTGCTCGCTTCCGTGTGTCTTCTCATTTGGAACAGTCTTCTTTCCGCTCGtcagggagagaccaatggttAGTGGCACTCCAGATGGTTATTCCCAGCCTCTAACGATCCTACTCACTCAGGCAGGGTGTAGAACATCATGTTTATGGACTGTGTTAGGCCCTTTGGCCATGGTATGTCCCTGGCCCCCAGGCTCAAGGTGACTCAGTCCCTCaagttgtttggttatgtctaacaagttttcataactttgccccctcTACACTCCACCACATTTGTGGATACATTTGCAGTAAAAATTAATACGAGTGTACAAATACCTGTCGAATTTATATACATGTTTGTGGTCATACTCTCATTTCCTTCATATACCCatctctctgcaggtctatccatGTAACTGCTTGTAGGTCACTGTCACTGCAAGGTTTCTGTACATAACAGTATTTTCCTCTGGTGCCTCTAATTTCTGCACTCTTTTCTGTCTCTCCCCCTTCCTTATTTCCTTTGCCAACTTCATCTTCCCTCAAGTCTACCTGGCTTCCTCTCCACTTGGGAGTTCTGTGAGTACactattccctcctcttcttttgTAGTCTTCTCTCTGGTTCCCTATTTGCAGTCTTGTAGGCTTATTTTACTGTGGATCCTTCTTTATATGGTTACCTTCTGGGTAGTGATATCACCGATGTTCAATTCAGCTGTTTTATTGTTGGTTTTCTGTTCAAAGACCTCTCTGAAGGCTggtctgttttggttttttttaattcctttaatTTCTGATCTGGAAATTCCTAATTTCACCGTTGTATTTGAGGGACAGTTTTGCTGGGCATATGATACTTGGTTGTCAATGTGTATTCATTTTTATATAGGTTATCCCGTTGCCTTAATGCATGGGtagtttctgctgagaaaccCAAGCTTCATCTTTTTGGTTCTCCTTTGTAGTTAATGGGTTTTTTTCCCAAGGTGCTTTCCACATCTTGGGCTTTAGGGAGGTGATGGTTTGTCTTgctgattttcttttgttttctccccTCTCTGGTTTGTTCATCATGAATGAATGTCTTCTCCTTTCATATTAGAGACTTTTTTCCCAACAACTCTCTGACAATTTTTTATCTGTGGTTTGGGCAGATGTATGGGATCTCTTTCTGTTCTGGACTTCCTCTAACAAGTAAACTATTACTGTTGACATTTCCCCACATAATTCTTAGGTTTTTTTCCCCTAGCTTTGATGATCAGGTATTACAGGTCTAGATGCTAGCCCTGACCTCGTAGATGGGGTTGCAGGATGTATTGATTGGCTAGGCCATGTGGGCACAATTGCTGAAATGTGGGGGCAAAAAAAAAGTACCAACAATCCAAGCAGATAAAATGGGCAAATAGCAGCAAGAAGATAatttaataagaaaaagaaatacagtAAGAAAAACTTGGGAAGCAGGAAAAATAGTAAAGAGCAGAGTGAATGAAAGGGAAGATTTAAAAAAGGGAAGCagataaggcaaaggaaagaaaaggcGGTGGGGGACAGGGTGGAGGGGGGGTGATGACAGGCAGAGGCAGGACCCAGAATGAAGACAACTCGAGGCACCTTAGGGCAGTAGGGCGTCCAGCGTGGATTGGTGCCCTCTGCCAGGCAAGGAGCCTATGGGGATTTGAGAGGTAAGGGAGTGGTATACCAGTACTAGGTAGCATTCTTGCTGGCCTCGATGTGTCTGCATTTAGATATGTGAAACCATACATAGCAGGCTCCGAGGGTGGTTGAAGTCAAGGTACTCTTTCAGGTCTCAGGAGCAGGGGGGCTGGGTATGGAAGATGTTCTTGTCCACCCAGGATTAGCCAGGCTCAGCACTTTGCATCTGCTAGCCTGATGAGGTGGAGTGCACGCACCTTTAGACATGGGGGTGGTACACTGGGAGCCCAATCCACTGGGCTATGGCTCTCACCTCTGAAGAGCAGCAGTTTTGCAGGGGGAGTTGTCATTGGTCGCTGGGGATTTAAGAGTAAGGTTGGTGTATTTCTGGCTGCCAGGAGGGGATGGAGAACAAGGGAAGTTCTTTTCTAGTCACCAGCCATGTGTGGAGGAGGGTGAGGTGGAGGGTGTCAGGCTGATATCAAATGCCACTTGCCAAAGTTCAAGATGGCCATGCTGCATCAGATCAACCAACAATACACCCATCTGCCCTCTCTGCTTTTCTTTAGATTCTCCTTGTTGGCATACTTCAATCCAGGGTGTCCCTGGACTGTCTGTATCTGTTTCATTTGGTCTCTTGTCTTTTAGAGGCGTATCTGCCCAGTTCATCTTGCTGTAAGTCTTCAAGATGTTTTGTATCGTTATTTGCCGTCAGGAAGCTCTGCTAACATGCATAATggttagtggttacctgttgggcttttaaccgcaaggtcagcagttcaaagccactagctgttctgagggCGAAAGGCGGGGCCTTCTACTTcaatagttacagtcttaaaCCTCATAGGAGCAGTTcacatttctgccctgccctttaGAGCCACAATGAGTTAGAATGAgctcggcagtgagtttgtttgaattGTAGTTGCTGTCAAGTGGCCCACATATAACAAATACGTAATGTTGCTTAGCTCTGCACCATCCCCGTGACCCCCATTTGGGTGTCAAAGTTTACAGTATTTTCACTGTGCTGCACCAGGGCCAGTTCGGAGGTACCTATCAACATATTACTGATTATAACTGCCTCGATGGTACTGTTAACAATGATTTGTCTGCCTATCTCCACGGTTTGATTTGCCAAATGTGTTTAGTGAAGGTTagtggcagttcatggtatattaAGTATTATTTGCCGACACCTACATCAAAGGCATTCAGTTCCAGTGttgcttattcattgtccagctttacaTGCATATGGCatgattgaaattaccatggcaaATAGCCATGCATAAATATAGTATTTATATTGTGTAGCCATATCGTACAAATGCAATATTATTTGCAATACTGTGGAGGCCTACTATTGTTTAAAGACTTCAATTTACCAGATTAACTCGGCTTCATGTAGATGTAATTCCAAAAGCATTTTTGAAGAAATGCTATAATGTTCCTTAAAACCTATGCTTAAGATACTATTCAAGATCAGATGCAGAAAACGCCATGCGATACATAAACGGAACTCGTCTGGATGACCGGATGATTCGAACAGACTGGGACGCGGGCTTTAGGGAAGGCAGGCAGTATGGCCGAGGGCGCTCGGGGGGCCAGGTAAGCAAGAAGATTCTCTGCTTCTTCAGTCCTTGGTAGTGTTTTATCACTCTGTATTTACTAAGGAGCCTTTGGTACAgtggattatgcactgggctgctaaccacaaggtctacaATTCAAACCCAAATGTTattctgatggagaaagatatggctatgtgctcccatatagatttgcagtctcagagaccttatagggcagttctactctgtcctagagggttgccatgagtcaaactgacttgacagcagttgGTGGCTTAGTTACATTAAAATAACTGTACAGTGTTGTCCTGAAATGAATCTGAAAGGTTTCTCTAAAAGAacactgtaatttttttaaaaatcatgaatgGTGTGTCTATACACTCCCACAGCAGTGATTATTGAATCTCTTAGCGGGGCTGTTTTATTACTTGGAGTGGGGAAAAGCAAAATGAGTTTCGAGTTTTCGTGTAAAAGTAAAGAACATGACTTAAATGTACTTTGGAATGAGCTGCACATTTGTGGGTGATTTTGCAAAGTAGTTGAGGTTTATATCACTTGGTTTCAAAAAAAACGCTGCAATGCTTAACCTTTTGACATCCGTAagatttgtttttctgatgtgTGTAAGAATCCTAGTTgtcaggggaggagatgagtcagtcagtcggtgcgatgtagcaccgatgtagaatacagctttcctctagttcctaaatgcttcctccccccaactaccatgatcccaattctaccttgcaagtctggatagagcagaggttgtacactggtgtatataggagctggaggcacagggaatccagggtggatgataccttcaggaccaggggtgtgggggggcgatactgggagggtagagggtaagtgggttggaaagagggaacagattacaaggatctacatgtgacctcctccctgggggacagacaacagaaaagggggtgaagggagactccggatagggcaagatatggcaaaataataatttataaattaccaagggcgcatgagggaaggggagcagggagggaggggaaaaaagaggacctgatgccatgggcttaagtggagagcaaatgctttgagaattatgagggtaaagaatgtacagatgtgctttatacaattgatgtatggattgtgataagcgttttatgagtccctaataaaatgtttaaaaaaaaaagaatcctagTTGTCATAGCAGTTTCTCTACACTGTAAACTTGTCTTCACTGAAGGTCCGAGACGAGTACCGGCAGGACTATGACGCTGGGAGAGGTGGCTACGGGAAACTGGTACAAAACCCACAAGGGAACAAGCCACTCCTCTGAGGAAGATCGGGGCCAAGGTCTACAAAGCAAACCCAGCTTCACCAAGTTTCTTCAGTCTGTTACTGAGCTGGAAGCATCTTTGTGGGTTTCGTCTCTGAACATTATTAAAGGACAGAAATCTAAAAGAATGTCTTTAATTTTAGTCTTTTAAGAATCTTGGCCATGTCTCATATTACCAGGATGTTTTTCTACTAGTAAAAATTTGTTCCTTGAATACCAATTGGATATATGATGTAGATTAGTCTGTCAAAACGTCATTTTTAGGGTAGTTGGACAAATTTCGTTTTGTTTACCATGTTTATAATACAGATTCATAATACCAACTTGGGTCTGGAAGTTTTTTACATTTGCATGCCATAACGTTTAATGGGGATATGCTATTCAGTATAAACATTTCCTGTTTCCTAAATAAAGAACAGATATGGGAAGACTTGAGTGTATGTGTAATGTGTGTTTCCCATTCGAATCTCCAAAAGCAAACAGTGGTCCAGAGTCTGGGATAGCTGGGGTGAGAGCCAGCCTTGGGCAGTCAGTCCTAAGAGACACTACCGGCTTTATGGGGTCTGTCAAGACTTTTAGGTGTAGGGTTTAAAGGGCACTTCAAAAGATGCAAGTGTTCTACCAAGAACTAAAGAAAGCAAGACTCTGTTACAAAGAACCTCAAACACTCTAAAAGGGGGACTTGTCAGTAGGAAGTGGGATGAAACACCAAGGGACCCTAGGGAAAATATTGCCTGAAATTAGAAAGTTCAGATTTACTCTCTTCATTTTCCGAGGGCTCTTGGGGACAGTAGGTTTTAGAAAGAGCAGGGCGATCAAGATGTTAGCAGGTAAGTTTCTCACAGGAAATACCTGAGTTGGCTCTCATATTGAAGTCTTGTGTTCTTT harbors:
- the NCBP2 gene encoding nuclear cap-binding protein subunit 2 — its product is MSGGLLKALRSDSYVELTEYRDQHFRGDYEEQEKLLKKSCTLYVGNLSFYTTEEQIYELFSKSGDIKKIIMGLDKVKKTACGFCFVEYYSRSDAENAMRYINGTRLDDRMIRTDWDAGFREGRQYGRGRSGGQVRDEYRQDYDAGRGGYGKLVQNPQGNKPLL